A genomic stretch from Deltaproteobacteria bacterium includes:
- a CDS encoding Fis family transcriptional regulator, with the protein MQDISERWLHDLQAKLHSEPLTAAEVRIGVFYTAVRLSSGHVGVAFTPRDLNDTVCCPKSAASAPPAGRIAGQEAWKIAEYACSPVPLRRSIGVAVLNALSALAMERHGLCGGRLLVGVDALDAAEVRSDDRVAMVGGFVPFIKKLKGQVADLRVIDKHPQALKADERAFWHPPEQAVETLSQASVVIMTGSTLVEGGLDDLLDASRTARRVIMAGPTASPWPPTFFARGVHVLGGIRVKDGEKLLQVVSEGGSGYFFEDFAEKVCIVKESGD; encoded by the coding sequence ATGCAAGACATCAGCGAACGATGGTTACATGATCTGCAAGCAAAGCTCCACAGTGAACCATTGACAGCAGCAGAGGTGCGCATCGGCGTTTTCTATACTGCTGTGCGATTGTCGAGCGGACATGTAGGAGTTGCTTTCACCCCTCGGGATCTGAATGACACCGTGTGTTGTCCGAAGTCAGCAGCGTCGGCTCCTCCCGCAGGGCGCATTGCCGGCCAAGAAGCCTGGAAAATTGCCGAGTATGCATGTTCGCCGGTGCCGTTGCGGCGCTCGATTGGCGTTGCCGTTCTCAATGCGCTTTCGGCGTTGGCGATGGAACGTCATGGTCTGTGCGGCGGACGACTGCTGGTTGGTGTCGACGCGCTTGATGCGGCAGAAGTCCGTTCTGATGATCGCGTGGCGATGGTTGGTGGTTTTGTACCGTTTATCAAGAAACTCAAAGGTCAGGTTGCTGATCTACGAGTGATCGATAAACATCCGCAAGCTCTTAAAGCTGATGAACGCGCCTTCTGGCATCCGCCTGAACAAGCTGTGGAGACCCTGTCGCAAGCCAGCGTCGTGATTATGACTGGTTCGACGTTAGTAGAAGGCGGACTTGATGATCTGCTCGATGCTTCACGCACAGCTCGACGTGTGATTATGGCGGGACCAACGGCAAGCCCGTGGCCACCGACGTTCTTCGCGCGTGGCGTCCATGTCCTTGGTGGTATTCGCGTGAAAGATGGTGAGAAGCTGTTGCAGGTTGTGAGCGAGGGTGGTTCGGGTTATTTCTTTGAGGATTTTGCGGAGAAGGTGTGTATCGTCAAAGAATCGGGTGATTGA
- a CDS encoding Uma2 family endonuclease: MTAAIRHATYEDLLKVPDNLVAEIVDGELITSPRPASAHALATGGIYQDIGPFSRRSGGGGGPGGWWILFEPELHLGRDILVPDLAGWRRERMPVLRDVPYFELAPDWVCEVLSTSTARVDRVRKKPIYAREDVSHLWLVDPIARTLEVYRLDGGRWVDIGAYGGTELIRAEPFAAVEMDMSQWWLEEEAEEGEKR; this comes from the coding sequence ATGACCGCTGCAATTCGCCACGCAACTTATGAAGATCTTCTCAAAGTTCCCGACAATTTGGTCGCTGAGATTGTCGATGGTGAATTAATTACCTCACCACGCCCAGCCTCAGCGCATGCACTCGCAACTGGAGGAATATACCAAGACATCGGGCCATTTTCTCGTCGTTCCGGTGGCGGTGGTGGTCCGGGAGGCTGGTGGATTCTCTTTGAACCGGAATTACACCTTGGTCGGGATATTCTTGTTCCTGATCTCGCTGGCTGGCGACGTGAGCGAATGCCAGTGCTTCGTGATGTGCCGTATTTTGAGTTAGCTCCGGATTGGGTGTGTGAGGTGCTTTCTACCAGTACTGCTCGTGTTGATCGGGTACGAAAGAAGCCAATTTACGCTCGTGAAGATGTTAGTCATTTGTGGTTGGTTGATCCTATTGCCCGCACCTTAGAGGTGTATCGCCTCGACGGCGGGCGATGGGTTGATATCGGGGCCTACGGTGGTACGGAGCTCATTCGTGCTGAGCCGTTTGCTGCGGTTGAAATGGATATGAGTCAGTGGTGGTTAGAAGAGGAAGCTGAGGAAGGGGAGAAGCGTTAA
- a CDS encoding DUF1611 domain-containing protein, which translates to MNERYFFASLTRISNLPEMTWTVERLPRDQWATGDYVVGVVNAHHRGLSSIELGNGRMIEVTDGDQIVGAFGQRCATLEAVGDWRAIKDDWQMEALTSAGLFGKLTSKSAFLPALLSLTYRGHVIANGKKTTMQDFVPRLPERPFTLPVVLIVGTSMSAGKTSSARIITRLLKEEGLKVIGAKLTGAGRYRDILSVKDAGADWIFDFVDVGLPSTVSPPEEYRCALRQLLTRMMETQADVVIAEAGASPLEPYNGATAIDEIKRNVKCTVLCASDPYGVVGVTTAFERQPDLVAGAAANTEAGIQLVEKLSGLKALNLLDKQSLPQLREILKATLGLRR; encoded by the coding sequence ATGAACGAGCGTTATTTTTTCGCGTCTTTGACAAGAATTTCTAACCTCCCCGAAATGACCTGGACAGTGGAACGTCTGCCCAGGGACCAATGGGCTACCGGTGATTACGTCGTAGGCGTAGTCAACGCCCATCATCGCGGCCTCTCCTCAATCGAGCTTGGCAATGGTCGTATGATCGAAGTCACCGATGGTGACCAGATTGTCGGCGCCTTTGGTCAACGCTGCGCTACACTGGAAGCAGTGGGTGACTGGCGAGCGATCAAAGATGACTGGCAGATGGAGGCACTGACGTCTGCTGGTTTATTTGGCAAGCTTACCTCGAAATCGGCGTTTCTTCCGGCCTTATTATCGCTTACCTATCGTGGGCATGTGATAGCAAATGGCAAGAAAACCACGATGCAAGACTTCGTTCCTCGTTTGCCCGAGCGGCCGTTTACCCTTCCCGTCGTGTTAATTGTTGGCACTTCTATGTCGGCTGGGAAAACCAGTTCCGCACGGATTATTACTCGACTGCTCAAGGAAGAAGGGCTCAAGGTGATTGGTGCCAAACTCACCGGAGCTGGACGCTATCGCGATATTCTCAGTGTGAAAGATGCCGGGGCAGATTGGATTTTCGATTTCGTCGACGTCGGGCTGCCATCAACAGTCAGTCCCCCGGAAGAATACCGATGCGCATTACGGCAACTACTTACGCGTATGATGGAAACACAGGCTGATGTTGTCATTGCCGAAGCTGGCGCTTCACCGCTCGAACCATACAACGGTGCGACTGCTATTGATGAAATTAAACGCAATGTGAAGTGCACCGTGCTGTGTGCGTCAGATCCGTATGGTGTCGTGGGCGTGACCACCGCATTTGAACGACAGCCTGACCTTGTCGCCGGAGCTGCAGCGAATACTGAAGCGGGGATTCAACTCGTTGAAAAACTCTCCGGCCTCAAAGCGCTCAACTTGTTGGATAAGCAATCGCTGCCGCAGTTACGAGAGATTCTGAAGGCGACGTTGGGATTGAGGCGTTGA